ACGGGAAACCGATTCCGGCAAAGTTCGAGCCGCCGCCGTGACAACCGATGACCACGTCCGGATAATCTCCGGCAATGGCCAGCTGTTCCTTGGCTTCCAGGCCGATGATGGTCTGGTGCAGGCAGACATGGTTCAATACGCTGCCGAGAGCGTATCTGGTGTCTTCGCGGGTTGCGGCATCTTCCACTGCTTCGCTGATGGCAATCCCCAGGGAGCCGTTGCTGTCAGGATGCTCGGCCAGTATGGCGCGGCCGGCATTGGTGCGGTCTGACGGGGAGGCAATCACCTCGGCCCCCCAAAGCTGCATCATGCTCTTACGGTACGGTTTCTGATTGAATGATACCTTGACCATGTAGACCGTGCACTCCAGACCGAACATCTGGCAAGCCAGGGCAATGGACGATCCCCACTGGCCGGCGCCGGTTTCAGAGGCAATCCGCTTGGTCCCGGCGATCTTGTTGTAGTATGCCTGGGGAATGGCGGTATTTGGCTTGTGGGAGCCAGCCGGTGAGCCGCCTTCATACTTGTAATAGATCTTTGCCGGAGTGCCGAGCGCCTTTTCCAGGCGATGCGCCCGGAAAAGCGGCGACGGCCGCCAGAGCCGATAGATATCGCGCACCTCGTCCGGGATGTCGATCCAGCGATTGGGCGAAACCTCCTGCTCGATCAATCCTATGGGAAACAGCGGCAGCAGGTCGTCCGGGGTCACCGGCTGGAGGGTGCCGGGGTGGATTACCGGCGCCAGAGGGCCGGGCATATCCGGGATAATGTTGTACCACTGCTTCGGAATCCGGTCTTCTGGGAGCAAGATCTTCGTGTCCATGGCGTTACCTCTCTATTGAAAATTAATTACCCTAACAGTTCCTGAAGTTTTAACCCTATATCCTCTTCCCGCATCAGCGACTCGCCGATCAAAAACGCCTTGGCGCCGGCAGCCTGCAGCCGTTCGATGTCGGCGCGACAGTTCAGGCCGCTCTCGGCAACCACCAGCCGGTCATTAGGCACCAGCGGCGCCAGCCGTTCCGTAGTGGCCAGATCGGTGACAAAGGTATGGAGACTACGGTTATTGATCCCGATCAGGCCGCAGTCGGTCTGCAGCGCCAGCTCCAGTTCCCGCTCGTCATGAACTTCCAGCAAGACGTCAAGCTGCAGTTCAGCGGCCAGAGCCGCCAGGTCCTGCATCTGCGAAAGTTCGAGCATTGCGGCGATCAGCAGGACCGCATCGGCTCCGGCCACATATGCCTCATAGATCTGATACGGATCGAACAGGAAATCCTTGCGCAGCAGCGGCAGGCCGACCTGTTCCCGGATCAGGGCAATGTAGCGAAGATGGCCGAGAAAGAACTTCTCGTCGGTCAACACCGAGATACAGGTAACCCCATTGTCCTGATAGGTCGAGGCAATATCAAGCGGGTCGAAATCGGCGCGGATCAACCCCTTGCTGGGAGAACCCTTTTTCACCTCGGCAATGATCGCTGTCCACCCTGATGCAGTGGCATCGCGCAATGCCCTGGCAAAACCGCGCGGCTGGTCCTCGCGATCCGACAGGTGCCCCTTGAGTACGGTCAGAGACATTGCCGCTTTGGCCGCAGCAACTTCGGTCTTTTTATGTTCAACTATTTTTTTCAGGATATCCGGAGTATCAGTCATTCATCACCGCACTTCACTGGTTATGGCCGCGAGCCGTTCAAGCTGCCGCAGGGCGCGCCCCGAATCGATAGCGTCAATGGCCAGTGCAATTCCGGCCATCTGGTTTTCTGCCATCCCCGCAGCCATAAGGGCATAGGCGGCGTTCAGCAGCACCACATCCCGCTTCGGCCCATGCTCGCCAGCCAGGACCGCGCGCACTATCACCGCATTCCCCTTGGCATCGCCACCTCGGAGGTCATCCATAGAGCAGGAGGGCAAGCCGAAGGTTTCCGGCCTGACTAACGTAACGGAAATCCCGTCGGGGGTAACCTCGGCAACCTTGGTCTCGGTGGTCAGGGTGATCTCGTCCATACCATCACCACCATGGACCACAAACCCGTGCTTACAACCGAGCCTTTTCAGAACCCCGGCAAGCTTTTCCACTAGCTCGTCGCTGTAAACCCCCATGACCTGGCAATCGGCGCCTGCCGGATTGGTCAGTGGGCCGAGTATATTGAAAATGGTCCGGATGCCGATCTCACGCCGCGGACCGATGGCATGTTTCATGGCGCCATGCAGCGCCGGAGCAAAGAGAAAACCGATACCAATCTCGGTTATGCAACGCTCTACCACTTCCGGAGTCACGTCAAGATTGACTCCAAGAGCTTCCAGGACATCGGCACTGCCGCATAGTGACGATACGGAGCGGTTGCCATGCTTGGCGACTTTAACGCCACATGCCGATACCACAAAAGAGACAGTAGTGGAGACATTGAAGGTGTTGGTACAATCGCCGCCGGTGCCGACAACATCCAGGATCGTCTCCTGATCGATGTTGATCTCGTCGCGATCAATGTCCAGCACATTCTTGCCGACCCTGATCGGTGTTGCCCGCTCCCGCATTACCCTGGCGGCGCCGGTGATCTCATCGATGGTCTCCCCCTTCATCCTGAGGGCGGTAATGAACGCGCCGATCTGCGCTGGAGTTGCCGCGCCGGACATGATCTGGTCCATCACCTCGATCATCTCACCTTCAGAGAGATCCCGTTTTTCCACAACTTTGGCGATTGCCTGTTTTATCATTTTCGTCCCCTGAAAATATCGTGTCAGATCAAACGAAGAAAGCCGGAAGTTATCAGTTTCGGCCCGAAAAATCAAGAACTCGCACAGAGATAATAGATTACTGCATCAGGATTTTCATTAATTTAGATGTTGATACTTGAAATATATTTGTGTCAAAATGATTTGTACTAAACCAATTTCTATACAAATTAATTACAAGGATATCCTCAAGCTTATGGCGAAACCTACCTCAGAGTCCATGGTCGCTGAGATCATGGACAACATCAGGCGCGTCTTCCAGGTAGTAAACGAACAATCAAAGAAAGTGGAAAAGGAAACCGGGCTGACCGGCCCCCAGGTCTGGGCCATCAAGGTCATCTTCGAATCAGCGCCGGTGAGGGTCTCTGATCTGGCTAAAATGATGTACCTGCATCCGGCAACCACGGTCGGCATTCTCGACCGCCTGGAAAAGCGCGGACTGATCACTCGTACCCGCTCCTCCGGAGACCGAAGGGTCGTCGAAGTTACCCTGACCGATGAAGGCCGGGAACTTGTCGAGACCTCTCCGGAAGTCGCCTCAAACAAGATCACGCACGGCCTGGAGTCTCTGAACCTCCCGGAGCTTACCATCATCTACCACGGCCTCGACAAGCTTACTCAGATCCTTGACGCAAGCGGGCTGCCACCAACCCTGATCGGCACCACCGAGGTCAACCTCCCCAAGAAAAAGAGAAAATGAGGCAACAGCAACACTCAGGAGAAGAGCTTGATGAAGATGCTTGACTGGAGCCGCTGGCTCCCCAAATCAGTAGAGTGTATGAAAGGTTACAATGATAAGGTTTTTGCCGCGGACCTCACTTCGGGACTTACTGTCGGCCTGGTTGCCCTGCCCCTGGCAATGGCCTTCGGGATCTCGTCAGGAGTAACGCCGCAGGCAGGGATATATACCGCCGTGATTGCCGGTTTTCTGATCTCTGCTCTTGGCGGTTCCAAGACGCAGATCGGGGGTCCGACTGGCGCCTTTGTCGTGGTCATTGCCTCGATCATAGCCAAACACGGCTTATCGGGGCTGCTCATGGTCACCATGATGGCGGGGATAATCCTGCTGTTTCTAGGCCTTACCGGGCTTGGCAACGCCGTGAAATTCATACCTAGACCGGTCATCATCGGTTTCACCAACGGCATCGCGGTGCTGATCGCTTCGACCCAGATCAAGGATTTCCTGGGCATTACCAATATCGGTCAGGTACCGGGCGAGTTTTATGAGAGAATGGTGCTGATCTTCAGCAACATCGGCAAAACCGATTTGACAACCGTTGTTCTTGCCCTGACCTCGCTGCTGGTAATGATCGTCATTCCGAGATTCACGAAACGGATCCCCGGATCGATCGTTGCCCTCACCGCTTCCACCATCTGCGTAGCCATGTTCAATATCCCCGTGGAAACCATCGGTAGCAGATTCGGCGGGATTCCAACCGGTCTTCCGGAGATGCAGTTGCCTTTGCTCCGCATGGACCTGGTCATGCCGCTACTCCCGTCGGCAGTGACGGTTGCCCTGCTGGCCGCCATCGAAAGTCTGCTGTCAGCGGTTGTGGCAGACTCCATGAGCGGCGACCGCCATAACTCCAATGTAGAGCTGATCGCCCAAGGGATTGCCAATCTCACGGTGCCTCTCTTCGGCGGGATCCCGGTGACCGGGGCCATTGCCCGGACTGCAACCAACATCCGCTCCGGCGCCCGCACCCCGGTCTCGGGGATGATCCATGCTGTGACGCTGCTCTGCATTATCCTCTTTGCCGCTAAACTCGCCGCATTCATCCCGCTGGCCACTCTTTCCGCGGTGCTGTTCATCGTGGCCTACAACATGGGGGAATGGCGCGAGATCAAGACCATCGTCCGTCTGGAGCGCAAGGAGATCACGGTCTGGCTGATCACCTTTATGCTGACTGTCGCAGCAGACCTAACCATTGCCGTTGAAGTGGGGATGACGCTGGCGGCGCTCCTCTACATCTACCAGGTATCAAGGACCACAGTGGTTGCCCCGCTGACCGTCGAGGCAATGGAACAAGGGAAAACCCACATCGTGCAGGACTATATCATCCCGCCCTATGTCAGCATTTTTCACATCCAGGGGCCGTTCCTGTTCGGTGCTGCCGAGAAGCTGAACCAGCTGGACACCGACGTTGATACCTTGGGACCGATCGTGGTCCTACGGCTGCGCTACATGACCGCCATAGACGCCACCGGCCTGTACGCCATAGAGCAGTTCTACGAAAGGCTCCATGCCGCCGGCAAGCACCTGATCCTGTGTGGCAGCAGGGGACAGGCAAAACGGCTGATCTATACCTCGGCACTGCCGAGGATCATCGGCGCCCGGAACATCCTCCCCAACATCCGCGCCGCCTTGAGCAGGGCCGAGAGCATCCAGGAGCGGTTTGGCGGGATTGGCGATGAGTTTGCCGAAGACCTGGCCGTAGCGCCCGGATAGTACCTTAATCTATTAGACAGATGATTAGCAAAAAGCCGCCTCTTCGTAACGGAAGAGGCGGCTTTATTGTTTCGGCAGCGTTCAGATGGCTGCTATCAGGCGGTCATCTCCAGGAAATTGCGCAGGATATCCATGCCACCTTCGGTCAGGATTGATTCCGGATGGAACTGAACCCCCCAGAGCGGCAGTTCGCGATGCCTGAGCCCCATGATTTCCCCCTCTTCCACCCAGGCGGTGATCTCCAGGCAATCGGGAAAACTGCTCCGCTCGACCACAAGGGAGTGGTAGCGGGTGGCATTGAACGGGTTGGCAAGCCCTGCGAACAGCTCTTTGCCGTTGTGGTGGATTAGCGAGGTCTTGCCGTGCATCAGCGTGGAGCTACGCACGATTGTGCCGCCAAAGGCCGCGCCAATCGACTGGTGCCCCAGACAGACGCCCAGGATCGGGATCTTGCCAGCAAAGTGGCGAATGGCGGCAACCGAAATGCCGGCCTCCTCGGGCGAACATGGTCCGGGTGAGACCACCAGCCGTTGTGGCGCCAGCCGCTCGATCTCGTCCAGCGAAATCTGGTCGTTGCGGAATACCTGCACCTCTTCGCCCAGTTGACCAAAATACTGGACGATGTTGTAGGTAAAGGAATCGTAGTTGTCGATCATCAGGAGCATCAGTCTAGCCCTTTCTCAGCGGTTTCTATGGCCCGCATCACTGCCATCGCCTTGTTGACCGTCTCCTGCCACTCGGCAGCCGGGTCGGAATCCGCAACAATACCGGCACCGGCCTGGAGGTGAATCTTGCCGTCCTTCACCACCAGGGTCCGGATGGCAATGGCGAGATCCATGTTGCCGGAGAACGAGAAATAGCCAACCGCGCCGCCGTAGATCTCCCGCTTCACCGGCTCCAGCTCATCGATGATCTCCATTGCCCTGACCTTGGGGGCTCCGGAAAGGGTCCCGGCCGGGAAGGTGGCCCTCACCAGGTCAAAGGCATCCCTGCCACCCTCCAGTTCTCCCTGGACGTTGGAGACAATATGCATCACGTGCGAATAGCGCTCAATGACCATCAGCTCGGAAACCTTAACTGTGCCGGTTGTGCAGACCCGGCCGAGATCGTTCCGGCCCAGGTCCACCAGCATGACATGCTCGGCGCACTCCTTGGGATCGGCCAGTAGTTCATCAGCCAGCTGCTGGTCTTCGTCCGGCGTTGCGCCGCGCGGCCGGGTCCCGGCTATGGGACGCAGCTCAACCAGCTCCCCTTCCTTGCGCACCATGACCTCGGGCGAGGCCCCGACAACAACTGTATCTTCGAGGCGGAGAAAAAACATGTAGGGAGAGGGGTTGAGGGTCCTCAGCACCCGGTAGATATCGAGCGGATCAACGGTCAGTTCACCGGAGAACCGCTGCGACAGCACCACCTGGATGATGTCGCCGGAGCGGACGTACTCCTTGGCCTTGGTTACTGACTGCTCGAACTGTTCCCTGGTGACATTGGAGACAAATTCGACCTTGCTTGCGCTATTGCGACAACCACACTGGGTTGCAGGGGCCTTGAGCTTGGCGATGATGGCGTCGATCTTGGCGACTGCCCCGGCATAGGCCTCTGCCGGAGATATTGCATCGTCAAGATGTACGTTGGAGACCACCTTGATCTTCTGCCGCATGTTGTCGAAGATGAGAATGGTATCGGTAATGACAAAGTAAGAGTCCCAAGCGCCTATGACTGACGGCTTATCAGATTCGAGCCGCTCGAAGTGGCGCACCATGTCATAGCCGAGATAGCCGACGGCACCGCCGAAAAACCGGGGAACCCCCTCGACCTCAACCGGAGTAAACCTTGCCAGGTGATCGCGGACAAAACCGAGCGGATCGGCGGTCTGCAGGTTCCTGACCGGCGCACCGTTTTCAATGATCTCCACGGTGGTGCCGCGGGTCCTGATGATTACCTCCGGGCTTGAGCCGAGAAAGGTGTAGCGCGCCCATTTTTCCCCACCCTCGATACTCTCCAGCAGAAAGGAATAACGACCGTCATCGATCTTGCGAAACGCCGACACTGGTGTGTCGAGGTCGGCCATGATCTCCCGGTACACCGGGATCAGGTTCCCTTGAGACGAAAGCCCCTGAAATGAGGCAAAATCGGGGTAATACATGAGGATCTCCGTAACAGGCAGGACAGCTTGGGGAATGTGTAATGAATCGGCCAGGAGAGCCTCTCCCGGACGGGTTAAGGTATCACAGCGGGTTGGGAGTGTCAAGACCGGCCGGGCAAGCCGCTTCAGGGATGTTCTGCGCCGATTTTCAGCGGAAGAGTGAAATAGAAGGTCGAGCCGATTCCGGGCTGACCCTCGCCCCAGGTCCGGCCTTCGTGCCGGCTGATAATCCGGCGCACCGTGGCAAGACCGATGCCAGTCCCCTCGAATTCATTGGCATGGTGCAACCGCTGGAAGGTTCCGAAAAGCCGGTCAGCATAGGTCATGTCAAAACCGACCCCATTGTCCTTGACGAAAAAGACCTGCTCGCCATCTTCAGTCTTACAGCCGAACTCAACAGCTGCCGCATCGTTTTTGCTGGTGTATTTCCAGGCGTTCCCCAAAAAGTTAACCAGGACGATGCGCAGCAAGTGAAGATCACCCCAGGCCGTCATCCCTTCTCCTATGGTAAAGGCAACCTGCCGTTCCGGTTGCAGCTCGCGCAGGTCAGAGACAACCTCGTTCCCCAGCTTGGTTATATCGACATACTGGCAGTTCATGCCGCCCCTGGTAACCTTTGACAGGTTCAGCAGGTCGTCGATGAGCATTGACATTCGCTTGGTGGCTTTGCACACTCGATGCAGGTATTCCTTGCCATGTTCATCAAGGTTTCCCTCGCACTCTTCCATCAGCAGGCGGGAAAACCCCTCTATATGCCTGAGCGGAGCCCGAAGGTCATGGGACACCGAATAGCTGAATGACTCAAGCTCATTATTGGCATTTTCCAACGCCTGGGTCCGGCGCTGGAGATCCTCATTCAACCAGCTGATCTCCTCTTGCGCCGCAGCACGACTATTGATCTCCTCCGTGAGAATGCGGTTGGTTTCTAACAGCTGACTGGTTCGCTCCTGAACGCGCTCTTCCAGTTCCAAGGTCTTTTCCTCAAGTGCCCGCGCTGCGCGTTTGCGAACAATCGAGACATAGACAAGCAATGCTATTATGGTGACAAGAAACCCTACAATCGCGAATATCCCCCAGAAAAGGGCCGGGGAATTTTCGCAGACCATTTCGTGCGGTTTCGCAGAAGCAACACCTTCCTGCAGGCCGGCACCAAAGACATACGGCACAGGGAACTGAAGCGACATCAGCACGAGAGCGACAATGGTATCGCACCTCCTGCCAACTCGGGACATAGTTAAAAAAGCGCTGAAATGATTCAGAGTTTCCACAACTACCTTTACCGTGGCGCTAACAGGACCTGCTCGAATCATCCTGAAAGACCGATATTGTTCGGCTAAAGAATATAAATATACCATCTCCTCTTGCAATTCCCAGCAGCGATGATTATGTTTGTCCACTGTTATACAAAAATACGCAGGAGGAACCAGAAAGCACATGTCCAAATCGACCAAACAGTTCCAGACCGAGGTGCAACAACTGCTCGACCTGGTAATCCACTCACTCTATTCCAACCGTGACATATTTCTTCGCGAGCTTATCTCTAACGCATCCGATGCCGTGGACAAGGTCCGCTTCGAGGCCCACTCCAATGAATCGCTGCTGGAGGGGAATACTGACTGGAAAATAAAGATCGTCCCCGACAAGACCGCCGGCACCCTCACCATTCTCGATAACGGCATCGGCATGTCCATGGCAGAGGTTGAGGAGAACATCGGCACCATCGCCCGCTCCGGCACCAAGGCGTTCATGGAGAGTCTCAAGGGGCAGAACCTGGCCAACAACCCGGAGCTGATCGGCCAGTTCGGCGTTGGGTTCTATTCGTCGTTCATGGTTGCCGACCGGGTCGAGATCGTTACTCGCAAGGCAGGCGACCCGGCTGCCGGCTGCCGCTGGGAATCGACTGG
This window of the Geoanaerobacter pelophilus genome carries:
- a CDS encoding SulP family inorganic anion transporter, with protein sequence MKMLDWSRWLPKSVECMKGYNDKVFAADLTSGLTVGLVALPLAMAFGISSGVTPQAGIYTAVIAGFLISALGGSKTQIGGPTGAFVVVIASIIAKHGLSGLLMVTMMAGIILLFLGLTGLGNAVKFIPRPVIIGFTNGIAVLIASTQIKDFLGITNIGQVPGEFYERMVLIFSNIGKTDLTTVVLALTSLLVMIVIPRFTKRIPGSIVALTASTICVAMFNIPVETIGSRFGGIPTGLPEMQLPLLRMDLVMPLLPSAVTVALLAAIESLLSAVVADSMSGDRHNSNVELIAQGIANLTVPLFGGIPVTGAIARTATNIRSGARTPVSGMIHAVTLLCIILFAAKLAAFIPLATLSAVLFIVAYNMGEWREIKTIVRLERKEITVWLITFMLTVAADLTIAVEVGMTLAALLYIYQVSRTTVVAPLTVEAMEQGKTHIVQDYIIPPYVSIFHIQGPFLFGAAEKLNQLDTDVDTLGPIVVLRLRYMTAIDATGLYAIEQFYERLHAAGKHLILCGSRGQAKRLIYTSALPRIIGARNILPNIRAALSRAESIQERFGGIGDEFAEDLAVAPG
- the trpE gene encoding anthranilate synthase component I, coding for MYYPDFASFQGLSSQGNLIPVYREIMADLDTPVSAFRKIDDGRYSFLLESIEGGEKWARYTFLGSSPEVIIRTRGTTVEIIENGAPVRNLQTADPLGFVRDHLARFTPVEVEGVPRFFGGAVGYLGYDMVRHFERLESDKPSVIGAWDSYFVITDTILIFDNMRQKIKVVSNVHLDDAISPAEAYAGAVAKIDAIIAKLKAPATQCGCRNSASKVEFVSNVTREQFEQSVTKAKEYVRSGDIIQVVLSQRFSGELTVDPLDIYRVLRTLNPSPYMFFLRLEDTVVVGASPEVMVRKEGELVELRPIAGTRPRGATPDEDQQLADELLADPKECAEHVMLVDLGRNDLGRVCTTGTVKVSELMVIERYSHVMHIVSNVQGELEGGRDAFDLVRATFPAGTLSGAPKVRAMEIIDELEPVKREIYGGAVGYFSFSGNMDLAIAIRTLVVKDGKIHLQAGAGIVADSDPAAEWQETVNKAMAVMRAIETAEKGLD
- a CDS encoding anthranilate synthase component II, coding for MLLMIDNYDSFTYNIVQYFGQLGEEVQVFRNDQISLDEIERLAPQRLVVSPGPCSPEEAGISVAAIRHFAGKIPILGVCLGHQSIGAAFGGTIVRSSTLMHGKTSLIHHNGKELFAGLANPFNATRYHSLVVERSSFPDCLEITAWVEEGEIMGLRHRELPLWGVQFHPESILTEGGMDILRNFLEMTA
- the trpD gene encoding anthranilate phosphoribosyltransferase → MIKQAIAKVVEKRDLSEGEMIEVMDQIMSGAATPAQIGAFITALRMKGETIDEITGAARVMRERATPIRVGKNVLDIDRDEINIDQETILDVVGTGGDCTNTFNVSTTVSFVVSACGVKVAKHGNRSVSSLCGSADVLEALGVNLDVTPEVVERCITEIGIGFLFAPALHGAMKHAIGPRREIGIRTIFNILGPLTNPAGADCQVMGVYSDELVEKLAGVLKRLGCKHGFVVHGGDGMDEITLTTETKVAEVTPDGISVTLVRPETFGLPSCSMDDLRGGDAKGNAVIVRAVLAGEHGPKRDVVLLNAAYALMAAGMAENQMAGIALAIDAIDSGRALRQLERLAAITSEVR
- a CDS encoding TrpB-like pyridoxal phosphate-dependent enzyme; translation: MDTKILLPEDRIPKQWYNIIPDMPGPLAPVIHPGTLQPVTPDDLLPLFPIGLIEQEVSPNRWIDIPDEVRDIYRLWRPSPLFRAHRLEKALGTPAKIYYKYEGGSPAGSHKPNTAIPQAYYNKIAGTKRIASETGAGQWGSSIALACQMFGLECTVYMVKVSFNQKPYRKSMMQLWGAEVIASPSDRTNAGRAILAEHPDSNGSLGIAISEAVEDAATREDTRYALGSVLNHVCLHQTIIGLEAKEQLAIAGDYPDVVIGCHGGGSNFAGIGFPFVADKANGKNIRIVAMEPTSCPTLTKGVYEFDYGDTAKMAPISKMYTLGHDFMPPGIHAGGLRYHGASPLVSQLVHAGVVEALAVPQNACFEAAVLFSKSEGIIPAPESSHAIRGAIDEALKAKEEGKERVILFNLSGHGHVDMTAYDAYFSGKLEDYEYPEEAIKESLTHLPKVSF
- the trpC gene encoding indole-3-glycerol phosphate synthase TrpC, translating into MTDTPDILKKIVEHKKTEVAAAKAAMSLTVLKGHLSDREDQPRGFARALRDATASGWTAIIAEVKKGSPSKGLIRADFDPLDIASTYQDNGVTCISVLTDEKFFLGHLRYIALIREQVGLPLLRKDFLFDPYQIYEAYVAGADAVLLIAAMLELSQMQDLAALAAELQLDVLLEVHDERELELALQTDCGLIGINNRSLHTFVTDLATTERLAPLVPNDRLVVAESGLNCRADIERLQAAGAKAFLIGESLMREEDIGLKLQELLG
- a CDS encoding sensor histidine kinase, with the protein product MIRAGPVSATVKVVVETLNHFSAFLTMSRVGRRCDTIVALVLMSLQFPVPYVFGAGLQEGVASAKPHEMVCENSPALFWGIFAIVGFLVTIIALLVYVSIVRKRAARALEEKTLELEERVQERTSQLLETNRILTEEINSRAAAQEEISWLNEDLQRRTQALENANNELESFSYSVSHDLRAPLRHIEGFSRLLMEECEGNLDEHGKEYLHRVCKATKRMSMLIDDLLNLSKVTRGGMNCQYVDITKLGNEVVSDLRELQPERQVAFTIGEGMTAWGDLHLLRIVLVNFLGNAWKYTSKNDAAAVEFGCKTEDGEQVFFVKDNGVGFDMTYADRLFGTFQRLHHANEFEGTGIGLATVRRIISRHEGRTWGEGQPGIGSTFYFTLPLKIGAEHP
- a CDS encoding MarR family winged helix-turn-helix transcriptional regulator, whose protein sequence is MAKPTSESMVAEIMDNIRRVFQVVNEQSKKVEKETGLTGPQVWAIKVIFESAPVRVSDLAKMMYLHPATTVGILDRLEKRGLITRTRSSGDRRVVEVTLTDEGRELVETSPEVASNKITHGLESLNLPELTIIYHGLDKLTQILDASGLPPTLIGTTEVNLPKKKRK